The Variovorax sp. S12S4 genome includes the window CGCATGGCCGCCAAGGGCATCACCTGGTCATTCGGGCGCACCTTCTCGGGCGAGCAGGAGGTCTACAACTTCAACCTGCAGGCGAACAGCGTCTCCAGGCAGCCGCCTTTCATCAACCTGCAGCAGTTCTACGTCGAATGGTTCCTGGTCGAGCGCATCCTCGAGCTCGGGCTGACCGACGTGCGCTGGAAGAACCGCGTCAGCAGCGTCGAGCAGTTGCACGACGGCGTGCGCATCGAGGTCGAGACGCCCGCCGGCCGCTACACGATCGAGGCCGACTGGCTGATCGACGCCACCGGCGCCAATAGCCCGATCCGCGCAAAGCTGGGCATCGATGCACACTCGTCGCGCAGCACCGATCGCTGGTGCATCAGCGACGTGCGCTTCAAGAAGCCGCTGCCCACCGAGCGCTGGACCTGGGTCGACGCGCCCTTCAATGAAGGCCGCGGCGTGTGGCAGCACCTGATGGCCGACGGCGTGTGGCGCATCGACTACCAGATGCCCGAGGACTGCGACACGAGCTACATCAGCAAGCCCGAAGTGGCCGGCGCGCGGCTGCGCGAACAGCTGGGGCCGGGCGTGGAGTTCGAGTTCGTGTGGATCGGACCTTACGGCTACCGCGACCACCTGCTCGACAGCTTTCGCCATGGCAACGTGTTCTTCATCGGCGATGCCGCGCATGTGGTGAGCCCGTTCGGCGCGCGCGGCGGCAACAGCGGCATCCAGGACGCGGCGAACCTCGGCTGGAAGCTGGCGCTCGTTGCGCAAGGGCAGGCGAGCGATGCGCTGCTCGACAGCTACGACGCCGAACGCCAGCCCGCCGCGCAAGAGAACCTGCGGGTGACGAGCCGCTCGGCGCGCTTCCTCGCACCGCGTTCGCCGGCCGAGCACACGCTGCGCCGCGCCGTGGTGTCGCTGGCCGCGCGCCATCCGTTTGCGCGGGCGCTGGTGAACACGGGCCGCATGTCGGTTGCGAACGACTATCCACCCGCGCCGCAATTGCCTGAAGGCGGGCGCAGCGTGCAGAACCTGCCGCTGCGCTGGGCCGACGGAAGCGAGACGACGCTGATG containing:
- a CDS encoding FAD-dependent oxidoreductase — protein: METFAFAPAYELPSWPFTPPPEMGGTKIVRHPIVIVGAGPSGLTLACDLAQRGVRAVLLDEDDTVGVRGASSRGICYAQKSLEIFERLGIYERMAAKGITWSFGRTFSGEQEVYNFNLQANSVSRQPPFINLQQFYVEWFLVERILELGLTDVRWKNRVSSVEQLHDGVRIEVETPAGRYTIEADWLIDATGANSPIRAKLGIDAHSSRSTDRWCISDVRFKKPLPTERWTWVDAPFNEGRGVWQHLMADGVWRIDYQMPEDCDTSYISKPEVAGARLREQLGPGVEFEFVWIGPYGYRDHLLDSFRHGNVFFIGDAAHVVSPFGARGGNSGIQDAANLGWKLALVAQGQASDALLDSYDAERQPAAQENLRVTSRSARFLAPRSPAEHTLRRAVVSLAARHPFARALVNTGRMSVANDYPPAPQLPEGGRSVQNLPLRWADGSETTLMQLLADGTQCIGLWLAPTRTEATAAMKATASLPLRLLAIGGDSGLPTLQVDDRLTNHLGLRDAGSLVLVRPDAYRAATLTNASSAAIADALRTALARNTNS